One region of Archocentrus centrarchus isolate MPI-CPG fArcCen1 chromosome 6, fArcCen1, whole genome shotgun sequence genomic DNA includes:
- the LOC115781967 gene encoding LOW QUALITY PROTEIN: NAD-dependent protein deacetylase sirtuin-3 (The sequence of the model RefSeq protein was modified relative to this genomic sequence to represent the inferred CDS: inserted 1 base in 1 codon; deleted 6 bases in 5 codons; substituted 2 bases at 2 genomic stop codons) → MNRSRSSWDKKASHPPVTRITRSSQARNANHAEPQDSGPSLYGKQRRKQTLAQNLSQMSVSGQDALPTRXGHVPKASSDPVLVPQSSSSDHAAPSMPTVKSSSQGGLASVARLVKLGHCKNVVVVAGAGISTASGIPDFRTPGTGLYANLEKYNIPYPEAIFNIDYFSNDPQPFFSLAKALYPGSHRPNYIHYFIRLLHHKGLLLRMYTXNIDGLEKLCGIPDDKLVEAHGSFATASCHLCYTPYPAEEARFHAIMNDNIPICTFCAATVQANVVFFGEDLPQKYFLHTKDFPKADLLIIMGTSLTDXAICQLGNTVRSTVPRLLLNRHAVGPFEKVPLRRGDHMELGNLEDTVQRFAEMLGWNNEIEELMRNQETLVAISALVSSPPSKTGQIRSVSEPQGRTEHPGPEQAGSAVEETDSETDSKSSASSTLSN, encoded by the exons ATGAACAGGTCCAGGTCCAGCTGGGATAAAAAAGCCTCCCACCCTCCAGTCACCAGGATAACCCGCAGCTCTCAGGCCAGAAATGCCAACCATGCAGAACCCCAGGACTCTGGGCCGAGCCTGTATGGAAAACAACGGAGGAAGCAGACTCTGGCCCAGAATCTCAGCCAGATGAGTGTGAGTGGACAAGATGCTTTACCTACAAGGTGAGGACAT GTGCCTAAAGCCAGCAGTGATCCTGTGCTCGTACCTCAGTCCTCTTCGTCCGATCACGCTGCTCCATCTATGCCTACTGTTAAGTCATCGTCCCAGGGTGGCCTCGCCTCTGTGGCTCGGCTGGTAAAGCTCGGTCACTGTAAgaatgtggtggtggtggcaggAGCAGGAATCAGCACAGCCAGTGGAATCCCGGACTTTAG GACTCCAGGAACAGGTCTTTACGCCAACTTGGAGAAGTATAACATTCCGTACCCAGAAGCCATTTTCAACATCGACTACTTCTCCAATGACCCACAACCTTTCTTCTCCTTGGCTAAGGCTCTGTATCCTGGTAGCCACCGTCCAAACTACATACACTACTTCATCCGCCTGCTTCATCACAAAGGCCTGCTGCTTCGAATGTACA CAAACATCGACGGACTGGAGAAAT TGTGTGGCATCCCAGATGACAAACTTGTGGAGGCTCATGGTAGT TTTGCCACCGCTTCCTGTCACCTGTGCTACACTCCATACCCTGCTGAGGAGGCCAGGTTT CATGCCATAATGAATGACAACATCCCCATATGCACATTCTGCGCTGCAACAGTCCAAGCc aatgttgtgttttttggagAGGACCTCCCTCAGAAGTATTTC CTCCACACTAAAGACTTCCCAAAAGCTGACCTGCTCATCATTATGGGCACGTCTTTAACAG attGAGCCATTTGCCAGCTTGGGAACACAGTGCGCTCCACTGTGCCACGTCTCCTCCTGAACAGACATGCTGTGGGTCCCTTCGAGAAGGTCCCGCTGAGGAGGGGGGACCACATGGAGCTAGGAAACCTGGAGGACACTGTTCAGAGGTTTGCTGAAATGCTTGGCTGGAACAATGAGATCGAAGAA CTGATGAGGAACCAGGAAACACTGGTGG CAATCTCAGCCTTGGTTAGCAGCCCTCCATCAAAGACCGGACAGATCAGATCAGTATCAGAGCCTCAAGGTAGGACAGAGCATCCAGGTCCAGAGCAAGCTGGCAGTGCAGTGGAGGAGACGGACTCTGAGACAGAC AGCAAGAGCTCTGCATCGTCCACTCTGAGCAACTGA
- the ric8b gene encoding chaperone Ric-8B isoform X1 — protein sequence MVTPRAFQIAPMDLNSILSQLETASEEEIEKLLEQYNVENAQTFTFDPKEEILRSKLCQSVLTVLGRQVQPSCQKTCLETLRIMSRDKRVLAPVATKEGMLILAGMARLQAGEEEDADEKGSQEQTLSEEDKRVVVEALKCLCNIVYNSPAAQQVCVDVQLVRGLCASLATAHTWPHEVGLFTLRLLFLLSALQPAVRGVLKREWHAVRLLTEVLEHTLDVRWVGPYEAAHPDPQAIPIPAEDNERAMEALKAMFNLTLSETGGEEDNQQFRLIAAILRHLLMLKTETEEKTEEAHSHAVNLLNNLPVSCLDVLIDAPVQGGLEKYGGKNMDAIKVLLDFMEKRINKQGSSYKEGLTPVLSLLTEGSRHHREIRRYIKAQVLPPLKDVESRPEVGTTIRNKLVRLMTHVDMGVKQTAAEFLFVLCKESVDNLLKYTGYGNAAGLLAARGLLGGGRGETQYSDDEDSDTEEYKSVKPFINPITGHVEKPLPNPIEEMTEEQKEYEAEKLANMFDKLSRQQMIRPMGVKSDGTLAPHEETLCCPPEENSDSDSD from the exons ATGGTAACTCCCCGTGCTTTTCAGATAGCCCCCATGGATTTGAACAGCATCTTATCGCAGCTTGAAACTGCCAGCGAAGAGGAAATCGAGAAGCTCTTGGAGCAGTATAATGTAGAG AATGCCCAAACCTTCACTTTTGACCCAAAGGAGGAAATCCTGCGGAGT AAGCTGTGCCAGAGTGTGCTGACCGTCCTTGGGAGACAGGTGCAGCCCAGCTGTCAGAAGACATGCCTGGAGACCCTCCGCATCATGTCCAGAGATAAACGTGTACTAGCTCCTGTAGCCACCAAGGAAGGCATGCTGATTCTAGCAGGGATGGCGAGGCTGCAGgctggagaggaagaggatgctGACGAGAAAGGCTCTCAGGAACAGACACTGTCAGAGGAGGACAAGAGGGTGGTGGTGGAGGCCTTAAAGTGCCTTTGCAACATTGTGTATAACAGTCCTGCAGCTCAGCAGGTCTGCGTGGATGTGCAGCTGGTTCGTGGTCTGTGTGCCAGCCTGGCCACGGCCCACACATGGCCCCACGAAGTGGGCCTGTTCACACTGCGCCTTCTCTTCCTGCTGTCTGCCCTCCAACCTGCTGTGAGGGGGGTGTTGAAGAGAGAGTGGCATGCTGTTAGACTGCTGACAGAGGTACTGGAGCACACCCTGGATGTGCGCTGGGTCGGTCCCTATGAAGCTGCCCATCCAGATCCGCAGGCCATACCCATACCTGCAGAGGATAACGAGCGAGCAATGGAAGCACTCAAAGCCATGTTCAACCTCACACTGTCTGAAACTGGTGGtgag GAAGACAACCAACAGTTCCGGCTCATTGCTGCCATCCTGCGCCATCTGCTGATGCTGAAGACTGAGACTGAGGAGAAAACAGAGGAAGCACACAG CCATGCTGTGAACCTGCTGAACAACCTGCCTGTGTCCTGCCTGGATGTTTTAATTGACGCGCCCGTCCAGGGAGGGCTAGAGAAATATGGTGGGAAAAACATGGATGCAATCAAGGTGTTGCTAGACTTCATGGAAAAAAGAATCAACAAG CAGGGCTCTAGTTACAAAGAGGGCTTGACTCCAGTGCTCAGCCTTTTGACTGAAGGCTCCAGACACCACAGGGAGATCCGCAGATACATCAAAGCTCAG GTACTTCCGCCACTGAAAGATGTGGAGAGCAGGCCAGAGGTTGGCACCACCATCAGAAACAAGCTTGTTCGCCTTATGACACATGTGGACATGGGCGTGAAGCAGACTGCTGCAGAGTTTCTCTTTGTCCTCTGCAAAGAAAGCG TGGACAACCTGTTGAAGTACACAGGATATGGAAACGCAGCAGGACTTCTTGCGGCTCGAGGACTTCtcggaggagggagaggagagactCAGTACTCTGACGATGAAGACTCAGACACAGAAGAATACAAATCCGTCAAACCTTT cATCAACCCCATCACTGGTCATGTTGAGAAGCCACTGCCGAACCCCATCGAAGAGATGACAGAGGAGCAGAAGGAGTATGAAGCCGAGAAGCTGGCCAACATGTTTGACAAGTTGTCAAG GCAGCAGATGATTCGGCCCATGGGCGTCAAATCTGACGGGACCTTGGCACCACATGAAGAAACTCTCTGCTGTCCACCTGAGGAGAACTCAGACTCAGACTCGGACTAG
- the ric8b gene encoding chaperone Ric-8B isoform X2: MVTPRAFQIAPMDLNSILSQLETASEEEIEKLLEQYNVENAQTFTFDPKEEILRSKLCQSVLTVLGRQVQPSCQKTCLETLRIMSRDKRVLAPVATKEGMLILAGMARLQAGEEEDADEKGSQEQTLSEEDKRVVVEALKCLCNIVYNSPAAQQVCVDVQLVRGLCASLATAHTWPHEVGLFTLRLLFLLSALQPAVRGVLKREWHAVRLLTEVLEHTLDVRWVGPYEAAHPDPQAIPIPAEDNERAMEALKAMFNLTLSETGGEEDNQQFRLIAAILRHLLMLKTETEEKTEEAHSHAVNLLNNLPVSCLDVLIDAPVQGGLEKYGGKNMDAIKVLLDFMEKRINKGSSYKEGLTPVLSLLTEGSRHHREIRRYIKAQVLPPLKDVESRPEVGTTIRNKLVRLMTHVDMGVKQTAAEFLFVLCKESVDNLLKYTGYGNAAGLLAARGLLGGGRGETQYSDDEDSDTEEYKSVKPFINPITGHVEKPLPNPIEEMTEEQKEYEAEKLANMFDKLSRQQMIRPMGVKSDGTLAPHEETLCCPPEENSDSDSD; this comes from the exons ATGGTAACTCCCCGTGCTTTTCAGATAGCCCCCATGGATTTGAACAGCATCTTATCGCAGCTTGAAACTGCCAGCGAAGAGGAAATCGAGAAGCTCTTGGAGCAGTATAATGTAGAG AATGCCCAAACCTTCACTTTTGACCCAAAGGAGGAAATCCTGCGGAGT AAGCTGTGCCAGAGTGTGCTGACCGTCCTTGGGAGACAGGTGCAGCCCAGCTGTCAGAAGACATGCCTGGAGACCCTCCGCATCATGTCCAGAGATAAACGTGTACTAGCTCCTGTAGCCACCAAGGAAGGCATGCTGATTCTAGCAGGGATGGCGAGGCTGCAGgctggagaggaagaggatgctGACGAGAAAGGCTCTCAGGAACAGACACTGTCAGAGGAGGACAAGAGGGTGGTGGTGGAGGCCTTAAAGTGCCTTTGCAACATTGTGTATAACAGTCCTGCAGCTCAGCAGGTCTGCGTGGATGTGCAGCTGGTTCGTGGTCTGTGTGCCAGCCTGGCCACGGCCCACACATGGCCCCACGAAGTGGGCCTGTTCACACTGCGCCTTCTCTTCCTGCTGTCTGCCCTCCAACCTGCTGTGAGGGGGGTGTTGAAGAGAGAGTGGCATGCTGTTAGACTGCTGACAGAGGTACTGGAGCACACCCTGGATGTGCGCTGGGTCGGTCCCTATGAAGCTGCCCATCCAGATCCGCAGGCCATACCCATACCTGCAGAGGATAACGAGCGAGCAATGGAAGCACTCAAAGCCATGTTCAACCTCACACTGTCTGAAACTGGTGGtgag GAAGACAACCAACAGTTCCGGCTCATTGCTGCCATCCTGCGCCATCTGCTGATGCTGAAGACTGAGACTGAGGAGAAAACAGAGGAAGCACACAG CCATGCTGTGAACCTGCTGAACAACCTGCCTGTGTCCTGCCTGGATGTTTTAATTGACGCGCCCGTCCAGGGAGGGCTAGAGAAATATGGTGGGAAAAACATGGATGCAATCAAGGTGTTGCTAGACTTCATGGAAAAAAGAATCAACAAG GGCTCTAGTTACAAAGAGGGCTTGACTCCAGTGCTCAGCCTTTTGACTGAAGGCTCCAGACACCACAGGGAGATCCGCAGATACATCAAAGCTCAG GTACTTCCGCCACTGAAAGATGTGGAGAGCAGGCCAGAGGTTGGCACCACCATCAGAAACAAGCTTGTTCGCCTTATGACACATGTGGACATGGGCGTGAAGCAGACTGCTGCAGAGTTTCTCTTTGTCCTCTGCAAAGAAAGCG TGGACAACCTGTTGAAGTACACAGGATATGGAAACGCAGCAGGACTTCTTGCGGCTCGAGGACTTCtcggaggagggagaggagagactCAGTACTCTGACGATGAAGACTCAGACACAGAAGAATACAAATCCGTCAAACCTTT cATCAACCCCATCACTGGTCATGTTGAGAAGCCACTGCCGAACCCCATCGAAGAGATGACAGAGGAGCAGAAGGAGTATGAAGCCGAGAAGCTGGCCAACATGTTTGACAAGTTGTCAAG GCAGCAGATGATTCGGCCCATGGGCGTCAAATCTGACGGGACCTTGGCACCACATGAAGAAACTCTCTGCTGTCCACCTGAGGAGAACTCAGACTCAGACTCGGACTAG